One Miscanthus floridulus cultivar M001 chromosome 11, ASM1932011v1, whole genome shotgun sequence DNA window includes the following coding sequences:
- the LOC136492607 gene encoding peroxidase 4-like has protein sequence MALLFAAAAVSAQLSSDFYDETCPDALDIIESAVRAAVSKESRMGASLLRLHFHDCFVNGCDGSVLLDDAPGFTGEKTAKPNKNSLRGFDVVDDIKAQLEDACNQTVSCADILAVAARDSVVALGGPTWDVELGRRDGTTASLDDANNDLPAPTLDLGDLIKAFSKKGLSANDMIALSGGHTIGQARCVNFRGRLYNETTSLDASLASSLKPRCPSADGTGDDNTSPLDPSTSYVFDNFYYKNLLRNKGLLHSDQQLFSGGSADAQTTSYASDMAGFFDDFRDAMVKMGAIGVVTGSGGQVRVNCRKTN, from the exons ATGGCGCTGCTGTTCGCTGCGGCTGCTGTCTCGGCGCAGCTCTCCTCGGACTTCTACGACGAGACATGCCCCGACGCGCTCGACATCATCGAGTCCGCCGTGAGAGCTGCCGTCTCCAAGGAGTCCCGCATGGGGGCCTCCCTGCTCCGCCTCCATTTCCACGACTGCTTTGTCAAT GGCTGCGACGGGTCAGTGCTGCTCGACGACGCCCCGGGGTTCACCGGCGAGAAGACGGCGAAGCCGAACAAGAACTCGCTCCGCGGGTTCGacgtggttgacgacatcaaggcGCAGCTCGAGGACGCCTGCAACCAAACGGTCTCCTGCGCCGAcatcctcgccgtcgccgcccgcgACTCCGTCGTCGCC CTCGGCGGGCCTACGTGGGACGTGGAGCTCGGCCGGCGGGACGGGACGACGGCGAGCCTGGACGACGCGAACAACGACCTCCCGGCGCCGACCCTGGACCTCGGCGACCTGATCAAGGCCTTCTCCAAGAAAGGCCTGAGCGCGAACGACATGATCGCGCTGTCGGGCGGGCACACGATTGGGCAGGCGCGGTGCGTCAACTTCCGCGGCCGCCTCTACAACGAGACCACCAGCCTGGACGCGTCGCTGGCGTCGTCGCTGAAGCCGCGGTGCCCAAGCGCGGACGGCACCGGCGACGACAACACGTCGCCGCTGGACCCCTCCACGTCCTACGTCTTCGACAACTTCTACTACAAGAACCTGCTGCGGAACAAGGGCCTGCTCCACTCTGACCAGCAGCTCTTCAGCGGCGGCTCCGCGGACGCGCAGACCACCTCCTACGCGTCCGACATGGCCGGTTTCTTCGATGACTTCCGCGACGCCATGGTGAAGATGGGAGCCATCGGCGTCGTCACTGGGTCCGGAGGGCAGGTCAGGGTGAACTGCCGGAAGACGAACTAA